The Lodderomyces elongisporus chromosome 6, complete sequence region CTGCGTTGAATATACTTTAACTCCGCGTCGTGAGCTTAGGCGTGGAATAATCCCCTTGGTTTCgatttaattttctttttattctccttcttcctcttttttctcttccctGCGGCTCAAGGGTTTCTTCTATTCCGTTCTCTGCCTCGTCTAACTAAATAGCACCAACCACCCGTCCCCatagtttttcaaattcagttctgtttttttaaaattttaagCTTTAGATTTTGAAATATATGGAAATGCATTAATGACTGGAGGTACACGTCTGGCGAATGTACTTGATAATTCAGATATAGCTCTACCGCATAGTCAACAAGAAGCTCTGTTTCGAAATAGACATTACCAAAAAGAACTACAAGATCACCATGGAAATGATAAAGACAGTACTAATTTGCCATTTGGCTCACAGGATGTGTCAGTCGAAATACCTAGTCCTGAAAGTCGACGATGGAGTAATGGCATGGAGTCTAGCCAGTTTGGTGTAGTGGGAAATATTACAAAACAAGAGCTTAGTGAGttggatgaagaagatccCGACATAACTACTTTGAGTATACAAGGAAGCTCGACCCAGATCGACCATCGTGCAAATGATACAGAGCGCAAGTTTCAAGGTATGGACActataaaggaaaaatctCACCTGTATTCACATGATGATCATGGTGGTtatgataatgataatagtAAAAGTTTTGGTGATAATTATGATGATACACAACGGATTCCACCAGCCAAAATAGGGATGGATTCGCTAGcagaaacacaaaaaattgaaactaATAAGAGTATTAAGGTCCAGGATAGTCCAGAAAGAGATGAAGTGAAAGACGATGTTGATCAAATTAGtaaaaaagttttccaaaaacaaagcagTATTCAAGACCTTGACGACACTCAGCCAATTGCAAGAGCAAGTAAAGTTAATTTGGATTTAGCTGACACTCAGCCTTTAGTAGGATCCCGGCAAACTAATTTAGACTTGACCGATACTCAACCAATTGCTAGACCTTACCAGACTAATCTAGACTTGGCTGATACTCAAGTTATTGATCAAAAAAGTATTCGAAAACCAGTAGGTGATTCTTTTTCAGCTTCAACAGAGGATGATTTTGACATTTCTCCTGACACGCAGTTTGGTGAAGGTGATGACCacaatgatgttgatgatgttgatgatgttgatgatattgatattgaCATTGATGTTAAAGCAAACGatgaattgaaagaaacaCAGGTGATCAATcgcaaagaagaaaaaatatcaCACGTACCACAATACACAAGCCAGGACAGTGATTACTCATTTGGTTTTATCGACAGATTGGAAAGTTTGCCTGAAACTCAAGTTATCACAAATGGCAATTTGATAGACCACCGTTTCAATCGCAATCATCCGAATTTAAAGTCAAGGCGACAAGTTATCAACACACAAGATGTACCAGATGGAGGGAGTCAAGGTACAAATGCAAACGGCATTGTCGAAGTGCAAACCGATGATGAAAGAGATATCACTTAtgatagagagagagatgaggaagaagaaaaagaggaagaagaaagagaagaagaagaagtggaGCAGCAGGAGGATGAGGATTTAGTCAtggaaaagggaaagaaagaatctGAGGAATTGGATGTTCCTGTTGATAAAGATGTCACTGATCAATATGAGGATAGCGTTGTTAGGTATAGAAAGAGAAACCTTTCGAAAAGTCCAATTAAGCTTAAAAGAGCCCGAACTGAGAATTTAACCTCACATTTTCAAAgtaatgaagatgaaaatgcTGACTATTTAACACCTGCGCCAGTATTGAGAAATCATTCCGTGCCGTTGATTTTGGCTTCACCTTTTGATAAGATATTCACATCTTCCTCCTCGccaagcaaaaaaattgcaaatcAACTGGTGATGACTGATGAAGATGGGAAATTGGCGGTTATTAACACTAGCATGCAGAATGATAATGGAGAGAAGAATCAAGTGCTTGATAAAGTTGAGAGTAGCCATAGTGGTGATAACAATAGAAATAGGGGATACGCTACTTCTCCGCCGAGTTCACCCGAAGCGATCTTGCCTACAGCAGTTGATGAAACcgatgttgaaaaaatggaaaatagTTTAAATGATATTGTTCCCGATGTGGATATGGATGTTGACAATAGTGCAGAAAAGTCCTCTTTGGAAAAACCAGCGCGGTCCAAACGGAGAGTTAATAGAGTAGTGGAATCACAATCTGGGACTGATGATGCTACAACCAATGATATTGATAATGATTTCAATGATGGTGAATATATCATTAACGGTGTTTTGCGCAAGGAAAAGTCGGATACACTTCGAGAATCAGATATTTTGTATCGGGATAGTGTATGGGCCACttacaatttgaaaatgtatACTGGGAGATTAGAAGCTAGTTACAGTGACTCTCTGATTGTGGAATTCCCGGATGGATCATATTCAATCAAAAATGAGGATCTTAACATGCT contains the following coding sequences:
- the RAD9 gene encoding radiation sensitive protein rad9, which gives rise to MTGGTRSANVLDNSDIALPHSQQEASFRNRHYQKELQDHHGNDKDSTNLPFGSQDVSVEIPSPESRRWSNGMESSQFGVVGNITKQELSELDEEDPDITTLSIQGSSTQIDHRANDTERKFQGMDTIKEKSHSYSHDDHGGYDNDNSKSFGDNYDDTQRIPPAKIGMDSLAETQKIETNKSIKVQDSPERDEVKDDVDQISKKVFQKQSSIQDLDDTQPIARASKVNLDLADTQPLVGSRQTNLDLTDTQPIARPYQTNLDLADTQVIDQKSIRKPVGDSFSASTEDDFDISPDTQFGEGDDHNDVDDVDDVDDIDIDIDVKANDELKETQVINRKEEKISHVPQYTSQDSDYSFGFIDRLESLPETQVITNGNLIDHRFNRNHPNLKSRRQVINTQDVPDGGSQGTNANGIVEVQTDDERDITYDRERDEEEEKEEEEREEEEVEQQEDEDLVMEKGKKESEELDVPVDKDVTDQYEDSVVRYRKRNLSKSPIKLKRARTENLTSHFQSNEDENADYLTPAPVLRNHSVPLILASPFDKIFTSSSSPSKKIANQSVMTDEDGKLAVINTSMQNDNGEKNQVLDKVESSHSGDNNRNRGYATSPPSSPEAILPTAVDETDVEKMENSLNDIVPDVDMDVDNSAEKSSLEKPARSKRRVNRVVESQSGTDDATTNDIDNDFNDGEYIINGVLRKEKSDTLRESDILYRDSVWATYNLKMYTGRLEASYSDSSIVEFPDGSYSIKNEDLNMLDLRIGDTVNVRGKRFKCIVVGLSRGDSSVNAFKCMRGYSVVHVVKRSQKSNADKQEFLVPLSECLMELSDWMIHEQKYRLLFDDENNVGDKSNDVFLLSSNGLVRSRGTTFDVISGASHQPNYHQQPSTPTKASTRISSEKFSKLATPSPKKSLAYGSTSSIFAGKLFSITNIDGARKELIKQKIESNGGIYLDSDLLGIFEYSKIDDTGLGLTSKYLKQSMNIRFGCMIANNFCRSSKYLQALALGWPILSDAYIDDVIANPSRVDDWYVYLLPAGYSVHMQAMKSLDIYKYRVNFELGLSLNEQILNRKLLLTGVNILILSFSVTESKKNLIELETSKFIFHAFGAQSWNICHSVEKALEAIKSFISMDQEFLIFNDGGANDILNEILTSFSEQENSFAIERGRSQGSRRSKRGERRDEKEQHDIRVVDWEWVVQCVISGCIWDSPSTKITTTTLSLAS